ATTCTCAGCCAATGTTCTAGGCACCAGCTCAAAACTTTCAGCAAATTTTGCTATAGCATACTGATCCAATCTGCATATCCAAGGAGACATTTGAGTGCACAAAAACAAAAGACCAACTCATTTTTCCGCATTAATTTTGATACTGAGCAAACTGGCAGCTTTGAAAAATTAGAGAGGATAAACGAGAAAGAAGCAAATACAATACCCTGTTTCTTTATAAGAGAATTCCTTCACTCTTCTAGCTAACTCAATCTCAGTAGCTGCAGCTCCCGGTACAATACGGCTGTCCCGACACATAGCctgaaaaaaaaagaggtgaTGCAAATAACTACTACAGAAGTCACATTGTGTGTCTAATCCAACTATATTTATAAAGGCAAAGCGTGAACACCTATAAAAAATTACCAAATTTCTCTTAGTCTTCAGAGAAGTTACCTTATAGGTGTTGACTCCATCATCAATTGCTCTTTCAAGGTCATCTAATATGCTATCAGTACTTCCCCGTAAAACCACAGTGGCAACAGAGTTCCCACCTTCTTCATTCTTGGCAATGGTAACCTAAATACATTTATTTagtgagagaggaaaaaaaacatCATGCAAACAGACAAAAATAAGTAAAGAAACAAAActcagaaaagaaaagaaaaaataaagtaacTTGAGGCCACATTCTCAACATACCCTCACACCACCAATTTCCTCAACTGTAATAGAATCGACATGTCCCAAATCGTCTGGATTAGGCTGGCTGAGCTTCAGCTGATGCAAGAATATGAAAAAACATTATGAAACAACAAGAAGAACGGTCCATAAATTAAGTCCTATGATATTACCATGGCAACAGAACCAGTTGTACGACAAAATCGACGCAGTTCGAATTTTGAACTGATTTTCAGAACCATGAGCCTGCATGCAAGTCACAACAATATTAGAAACACCATATCTCTTACAGAGTCTTCAgcatagaataattttttttatcagtaagcAAGATCCCAAGCATAGAATACTAAAAGCTATAATGAATATTGTCAGACTATATATATTCATCAGGACTCAATTCATGAATGAGTAAGATCTTAATGGATATGCATACTTGCATGACTGAAAATTATGGAGACAATAAAAACTTGGCATACTTGTAACGCTCACAGAAGTGCAATGCCATCTCTCCAATTGCTGCTCCACTGACAATTACTTTGGCACCTGAATCTGCTACTGCTTTGATAAGTTCCTCGACTTTTGCTTCTTCCGTTTTTGAATAGTTTTCTAGCTATAAGATGCCAAGAATACCCAAAGAAAAAGGTTTCTACTTAAGTTACACAATTCCATAAAGAAAGGAAGATAAGTGTGCAGAAATCTCAGTGTGGAACAAGTACAGCAACCAAATTCAAATATGCTGCTTGCTACAGACAAGGATAAAATTGTGAAAACAAGTATGGAAAAACTCCAACCGTAGTAAACCAGTAAGAACAATCATTCCCCACTAAGTGTCAAGTGGTTACATACATCCAATGCAATCAGTACTACTTTCCATTTCCTTTATTAAGATATGAAGAAGGCATCGATTTGAGCTACTAATAAGGGGTCAGGAAAGGGAGAAGGATCCCAGCTAAACTTGTTCTGATTTGGAAACAAAACTTCATTGACCCAGCTGTAGGAAATAACAATAATGATGTTTTGCAGAGTATTGCAAATAGCAACCATAAAAGAGCCAAGTTTGATATAAATTAAAcgtttaaagaaataaaaaattaaaatgggaagcatagagagagaggcagagagaGTAGATTAGACAAATGAAACAACCATAAAGAAGTTAATTACTCTGGACCAGAAGAGATGCCCCCAAGATTACCTGCTCTGCACTATGGATTAAGACAGTTCCTTTTGTTTCAGTTGCAGATGTATCAACACCACTAACAAACACAGCaacctaaaagaaaataaattttgacaACCTGAATTAAAGTACTTTCTCCATTgaattaaaaacatataaaagcaGTCAATATCgtgaaaaagaaaacacaataaCGGAAAGTCGACAAAGTTAGCATGCCTAATTTCAGTCAGCTGATAAATGAAGACAAACACCCCCATCCCTCAAAATCAAAACTATTCTTTTCAAGTGCAAAAAAATAGATCATATTAAAGGCAAATAAAAACAGGGAGGATTGTGCTCATTGTCCTGAGATAGTCACAGAATTTTTCATCCCTACATCAAGTTTTCTAggggataaataaataaaaaataactcttGCCGCCAGTAACTAAAAGTGAGACATGCAAGCAAAATGAGATATTACAGAACATGATCAGAGCAAACATGAAATTCAtccttttaaacaaaaattaaacataacaCGCCTAGTACAAACCAATTGAGGGAGGATGGAAGTGTTAAAAAATGACGGccaatgcattaaaaaaaagggaaacaaataaccaagaaactaaattacaaatcatgaaaaaatatCACTTTCCTTTTGCAAGTGCATATAAATTCTAACCTTTGCCTTCTCCACTTGCTTTATACTCCCCACAGCATCGCTTTTCAAAACCATACCCCGAACTACTGCAGAATTATGCAAGCCCCCTCCCAAGAGCTTAACAACACGGACATTATCCACATTAAAGTTTGCAGGGTTCTTGGGGCACACTTGGATGCATGCCTATATTTACAAacacatccccccccccccccacccaaaaaaaaaaaaaaaaaccaaaaaaaggtACAGTCAGCACCCCCTGCCAGAATGCTAAATAGAATAAATGGACAACAACAAAAAGTAATAGGAAGGAATAATTACATCAGCAACAAGGGAGCACAAAATATCTTCTTGACCAAATTGCTTGCTAGCAACAGCAGCTTTCATTCGACGAATGACTTGATCCTTATTTCGCACATCTATATTCTCAGAACCTTTCTCAACCAGTTGTTCTAAGATTTCAACTGTCTGACAATTTTAAACCATAAAAACTGAATCAGGAGACAATATTCAGCTATACCTCTACTAAAAACACTAGTCCAACCAGGTCGGACAGCATCGGCAAACCTTATTAATTGCTTTAATGTATCCACTGATGATCTCACTTGGGTGCAGGCCCATCCTGATAAGTTCCTCTGCATTCTGGAGGAGTTCCCCAGCAAAAGAAATCGTCAAATTAGCTCCATCTCCAATTTCCTCTTGCTGGGATTTGCTGGCTAAGACAAGAATTTTGGCAGCAGGATGCTGAACCTCGAGTTCATTCACAATAGTGGCCGCATCATTCGTGACAAAGAGCTTATCTAGGTGATTGATAACCATCTTGTTCATACCTGAGTAGAAGAAGATTAAGAATtaaaacgaagaagaagaagaagaaaaagaagagaaaactagTGCGACATTAGTCTTATTCAACAGAGATGAAACAAATATGATGGCATCCAATTCTCTGATCCCACAACAGACATACAGAAGCGATCTCCATATTTCCCAAGGCAATTGTCCACATTCCAAATCCATGAATGTCACGCTTACCAAGAAAATAATCTATGACTTTCATGACTTCAAATTACTACAATTGTCTGTAGCTGCAATGCTGCTGTCGATTGAGGCAAAGCACTAGCTATCCAAAGCATTCGGTTAAACTCTGTCCAAAGTCCcaacacctttttttttcacaaggaattaagattttattgatgaaaacGTAGGGATAACCCATGAACACGGGACACCGTTTCATGCTTAATGATTCCGGATTGATATTTTCCTTCAAACGGGGAATATTTTTGCAAATACATCAACTAAAAactggtaaaaaaaaattacgtcaGCGTTACACTAGCTCATGCCAATTGGCCCGTATATTTGAAATCTTCCAATCAATCTAGATAAAAGGAGTTTCACTCAGACATAATGAAATCAGAACATAAACTACAATCAAAAGACCAAGTGTTTGAATCGAGATAATATATACTAAACCATTGGGACCAAGAGAGGTGCGAGTGATAGTGGACAGCTGCTTGCAGGCATCAATGTTCTTGAGGACGGCTTCGTCGAGACCAGAGAGGTGTTTGTGGCCCTCTTTAAGCATTGTTTGTATCCCATATGGCTGCATTTGGAAACCCATTATCTCGCAGATCGAAACCCAGAAACCCTAACCAAGGCAGAAATGCGTCCTTTCTCACTGGCACTCCTTTTATAACTACgaaggaaatttttttataaaaataaaaataaaaaagcacaaTTCAAATCCAGAATGCCCTGCAACCCTATAGCTAGAGCGGTACACGGGTATTATAGTCTATACTACACAGTGACGCCgagcatttttattttgtaaaggaAAGTgagttaattttctttttttataaattgtttAAATCTTTCGTAAATACTAAATAGagatcatttttataaaattaaatattttttttaatagtttagactgtaaaataaaaaataaatatatgttttaagtgGACAACGTGCTCCTTTAAAAGCTGAGGGTATTTAGATTTTGTCATCTAATTGATCCTATTTAAGGGattaaatatacaaatattcAATTGAAGGGgagtaatttattaaatatacaaatatcttacttgttagatattttaaaatgatttcttctaatcAAAAATCTTATACTACACACTTTTAGTAACGTGagtctttatttttaatttttttactttttatttctttgagtaGATGTGTCATGTAGGGATGCtgaatagaaattttcttttaaaataataaaaaaaaaaggttaaaaatattttacaaaattaaattcaaactaACTTAAGTTACATAActtactataatatattatactgtaaatttattttcttttaaaaagtaaatttaatattctcatcattttgaaaacttcactttttataaaatctttgcaAACCTAACCCATATATTAAAAACCAAGAAGAAATAAATCACATTAAAAATCTGGCTCCCTTTTGTTCTAGGTAATAAATAAGAGATTTTTCCCCGCTCAGTTTAGCGACATAGTGAGCACCGCTAAAAAACTGAAGCAGCAAAGATCCAAAAGTAACGAGTGAAGTGAACCAAAAGCAGCAGGTGGAAACGACAACCGGTTCAAAGAAATGGGGAGACAAAATtccataaaaagaaagaaagcagcGATGGCTCTAATCCctttaaccaattttttattttatttttcacatttcCAAAATAGCAACACTGACCCGAGTAACAAATAAGCCAGCGTTTATGTGCATGCTAATAATATCAGTAACAATTCCATAACATCCACCAACTACACCGTCGAAGGGGGAAAAGGTTTATCAAGAACTAGCAACTCCATTTGAAACGCCTTTTCTTTCTGACGCTATAAATGGTTTGGAACCTCCCTGGCCATCTCCAAGAGTAGCACTCGATCCCTTTCCTTCTCCTTCCGAAAGGGCTTCATCTCCATCTGCCTTCTCTAGTGACACGGCTTCTGCAACCACCGGTTCCTTTATCAAACTTACATCTGAAGCTTTTGGCAATTTCTCTTTCACTATATCTGTTGCAGCATCCCTCGACTTCCCAACCTGTTACGACAAAAATGCATTAGATGCCTGCCCAAAACATTGCAAGCTGCTTACTAAAGATAATTAAGTGCTTGTGCCACATACACCAAAACATGCATTGATGAAAGTTCTCTCTGAAAGTATTCAGTATCATGTTTTACTTCATCGTACTCTCATCAGAACgcaattgtattaaaatttaagtaGGGCAGTGCCCGGCACTGAAGTTTTCATATATGAGAAAATTTAATGAAAGCATGCTCGCATAAATAACAACAGAGGGGTGGAAAAAAACAGGAAAGAAGATATCTCCTGGCTGCATTTGAGGCTCCTGTTGCTTAGATTTTTTTTCCAGCATTGTCCTCTGGCGAGCCTCATAAAATCCAAAATCATCCAGAATGCATGTCTTGCTAGAATGACCCTTGAAGATTTTAAGAACTTGAATACCCTGATCAAACTTAACCTGCGGTGAAAAAAAcagttaattttaaaataacaatataaaaaGTAGAAACACCAAGAAGATATGatggagaaaacaaaaaaaggagaTCAAGTCCGTGCATGCACACTGACACCCACACTCTCACCTCTTGTGTATCCCTGCTATTAGTGACAGG
This sequence is a window from Carya illinoinensis cultivar Pawnee chromosome 9, C.illinoinensisPawnee_v1, whole genome shotgun sequence. Protein-coding genes within it:
- the LOC122275987 gene encoding T-complex protein 1 subunit theta-like produces the protein MGFQMQPYGIQTMLKEGHKHLSGLDEAVLKNIDACKQLSTITRTSLGPNGMNKMVINHLDKLFVTNDAATIVNELEVQHPAAKILVLASKSQQEEIGDGANLTISFAGELLQNAEELIRMGLHPSEIISGYIKAINKTVEILEQLVEKGSENIDVRNKDQVIRRMKAAVASKQFGQEDILCSLVADACIQVCPKNPANFNVDNVRVVKLLGGGLHNSAVVRGMVLKSDAVGSIKQVEKAKVAVFVSGVDTSATETKGTVLIHSAEQLENYSKTEEAKVEELIKAVADSGAKVIVSGAAIGEMALHFCERYKLMVLKISSKFELRRFCRTTGSVAMLKLSQPNPDDLGHVDSITVEEIGGVRVTIAKNEEGGNSVATVVLRGSTDSILDDLERAIDDGVNTYKAMCRDSRIVPGAAATEIELARRVKEFSYKETGLDQYAIAKFAESFELVPRTLAENAGLNEMEIISSLYAEHASGNSKVGIDLEEGVCKDISILDVWDLYITKFFALKYAVDAACTVLRVDQIIMAKPAGGPKRDQPAGMDED